In the Arthrobacter sp. 31Y genome, one interval contains:
- a CDS encoding lipoate--protein ligase family protein produces MGDPGEGSRQLTAYRQNETMGAAADLDFALELLQRARNGKLGPSLRLYRPQPTVAFGQRDANLPGFQAAEEACRKLGFEPLIRKAGGRAAAYHQGTLVIDHIEPHPDAIVRAKARFSEFGELLAGALRSVGVHAAVGEIPGEYCPGEFSVHGEDPDFPAHRIKLIGTAQRVVSGGWLFSSVIVVEDSKPIREVLAASYSALGLEWDPATAGAANDLLPHLDVQTVEDAVIEAYRGYADIVDGDFRSLVG; encoded by the coding sequence ATGGGCGATCCGGGAGAGGGCTCGCGCCAGCTAACGGCTTATCGCCAGAACGAAACCATGGGTGCGGCTGCAGACCTCGATTTCGCCTTGGAGCTGCTTCAGCGTGCCCGTAACGGCAAACTTGGCCCGTCCCTTCGCTTGTATCGTCCGCAGCCTACTGTTGCTTTCGGTCAGCGCGATGCGAACTTGCCTGGTTTTCAGGCAGCGGAGGAGGCCTGCCGGAAGCTCGGGTTCGAGCCCCTCATACGCAAAGCCGGGGGCCGCGCTGCTGCGTATCACCAAGGGACGTTGGTGATAGACCACATCGAGCCGCACCCGGACGCGATCGTTCGTGCCAAGGCCCGCTTTTCGGAGTTTGGTGAGCTGCTGGCCGGTGCGCTCCGAAGCGTGGGTGTCCATGCCGCCGTCGGTGAAATTCCGGGGGAGTACTGTCCTGGCGAGTTCAGTGTCCACGGCGAGGATCCCGATTTCCCTGCACACCGCATCAAGCTCATAGGTACCGCCCAGCGTGTCGTTTCCGGAGGCTGGCTTTTCAGTTCCGTGATTGTGGTGGAGGATTCCAAACCCATCCGCGAGGTCCTGGCAGCGAGTTATTCGGCGCTGGGCCTCGAATGGGATCCTGCCACGGCCGGGGCAGCCAATGACCTGCTCCCGCATCTGGATGTCCAGACTGTGGAGGACGCCGTTATTGAGGCCTACCGCGGATACGCGGACATCGTAGACGGCGACTTCCGCAGCCTGGTGGGGTAG